A single region of the Prochlorococcus marinus str. MIT 0917 genome encodes:
- the topA gene encoding type I DNA topoisomerase, whose translation MPTDHTLVIVESPTKAKTIKGFLPKDFQVLASMGHIRDLPNNASEIPAKHKGEKWAKIGVDTTANFDPLYVVPKDKKKIVKELKQSMKGASELLLATDEDREGESISWHLMNVLDPKIPVKRMVFHEITKEAISKALSKTREIDMELVHAQETRRILDRLVGYTLSPLLWKKVSWGLSAGRVQSVAVRLLVMRERARRAFKSGSYWDLKAKLEKEGSEFEVKMTSIGGQRIASGSDFDESTGLLKSGRNVKLLKEEESKELAKKLTTDTWKVINVEEKPSIRKPVPPFTTSTLQQEANRKLRLSARETMRCAQGLYERGFITYMRTDSVHLSDQAIDASRNCVESKYGIEYLSKKPRQFSNKTRNAQEAHEAIRPSGESFKTPKESNLQGRDLSLYELIWKRTVASQMADARLTMLGVELQASDVSFRASGKRIDFPGFFRAYVEGTDDPDSALEGQEVLLPKLAVGDSPMAKNVEALGHQTQPPARYSEASLVKTLEKEGIGRPSTYASIIGTIVDRGYSVLNNNSLTPSFTAFAVTALLEEHFPDLVDTSFTARMESTLDEISTGKVSWLPYLKGFYKGDSGLENQVQQREGDIDGGEFRSVSLEGLSSLVRLGKFGTYLESKQLGENGKPITATLPQEITPADLDEDIAEMILKQKAEGPASLGVDPDSGQNLYLLNGRYGHFVQRGLVVELKDLGIPKGKKKLGNLRLFKSSQYGLYLKQDSSKVQVLLPENIKEEEIDVKKALEYLDDKSLKKAPNPKRTSLPKNLKPENLTFEEALGLIQLPRLLGEHPEGGKVQSSLGRFGPYVVWSKNDGEKDYRSIKGEDDVLQVSLDRALELLSIPKRGRGGRTALKELGIPEGAKETIQLFNGPYGLYVKQGKVNASLPEGKSAEDITIEEAIELLAAKKSSKSTKSKKKNSTKKTTNSTKKELDSSSSKKSSARKTPSTTKTGRLRASKVRVIKTK comes from the coding sequence ATGCCCACTGACCATACTCTGGTAATTGTTGAAAGTCCCACAAAAGCAAAAACCATTAAAGGGTTTTTGCCTAAGGATTTTCAAGTTCTTGCGTCAATGGGGCATATAAGAGACTTGCCTAATAATGCCTCTGAGATCCCTGCAAAGCACAAAGGAGAAAAGTGGGCAAAGATTGGGGTTGATACAACTGCTAATTTTGATCCTTTGTACGTGGTACCCAAAGACAAGAAAAAGATTGTCAAGGAATTAAAACAATCTATGAAGGGTGCTAGTGAGTTATTGCTTGCCACTGATGAAGATAGAGAAGGGGAAAGCATAAGTTGGCATTTAATGAATGTACTTGACCCGAAAATCCCTGTGAAAAGAATGGTTTTTCATGAGATAACTAAAGAAGCTATTTCCAAAGCACTATCGAAAACAAGAGAAATTGATATGGAATTAGTTCATGCCCAAGAAACAAGGAGGATATTAGACAGATTAGTTGGGTATACGTTGTCTCCTCTTTTATGGAAGAAAGTTTCCTGGGGTTTGTCTGCAGGGAGAGTCCAATCAGTTGCAGTAAGATTGCTTGTTATGAGAGAGAGAGCAAGGAGAGCTTTCAAAAGCGGAAGTTACTGGGACTTAAAGGCAAAATTGGAAAAAGAAGGTAGTGAATTTGAGGTAAAAATGACCTCGATTGGGGGCCAAAGAATTGCCAGTGGTAGTGATTTTGATGAATCAACTGGATTATTGAAATCTGGGCGGAATGTCAAATTACTAAAGGAAGAAGAATCTAAGGAACTTGCTAAAAAATTGACTACCGATACATGGAAAGTTATCAATGTCGAGGAAAAACCGTCAATCCGCAAACCAGTACCTCCTTTTACAACAAGCACATTACAACAAGAAGCTAATAGAAAACTTCGATTATCAGCTAGGGAGACCATGAGATGTGCCCAGGGTTTGTATGAAAGAGGTTTTATTACATATATGAGAACAGATTCTGTTCACCTTTCCGATCAGGCAATTGATGCCTCACGAAATTGTGTTGAATCAAAATATGGAATTGAATATTTAAGTAAAAAGCCTCGTCAATTTTCCAACAAGACGAGAAACGCTCAAGAAGCCCATGAAGCAATTCGTCCCTCTGGTGAAAGTTTTAAAACACCAAAAGAGTCCAACTTGCAAGGGAGGGACCTTTCTTTATATGAACTCATTTGGAAACGAACAGTTGCTAGTCAAATGGCCGATGCAAGGTTGACAATGCTTGGAGTGGAATTACAAGCATCAGATGTATCTTTTCGGGCTAGTGGAAAAAGAATAGATTTCCCTGGCTTCTTTAGAGCGTATGTTGAAGGTACTGATGATCCTGATAGTGCACTTGAAGGGCAAGAAGTACTTTTGCCTAAATTAGCTGTAGGAGATTCTCCAATGGCTAAGAATGTTGAGGCGTTGGGGCATCAAACTCAGCCTCCTGCTAGATATAGTGAAGCTTCATTAGTTAAAACACTTGAAAAAGAAGGTATAGGTCGTCCGTCAACATATGCAAGCATTATAGGAACAATCGTAGATCGAGGTTATTCAGTTCTAAATAACAATTCTTTGACTCCAAGCTTTACAGCATTTGCTGTTACGGCACTTCTTGAAGAACATTTCCCTGATCTCGTAGATACTAGTTTTACAGCTCGCATGGAATCTACACTTGATGAAATATCGACAGGGAAAGTGAGTTGGCTCCCATACCTTAAGGGATTCTATAAAGGTGATTCTGGTCTAGAGAATCAAGTTCAACAAAGAGAAGGAGACATAGATGGAGGGGAATTCAGATCTGTTTCCTTGGAGGGGCTGTCATCTCTTGTTAGGCTGGGTAAATTTGGAACATATCTTGAATCAAAGCAACTTGGTGAAAATGGTAAACCTATAACAGCTACTCTCCCTCAGGAAATAACTCCTGCAGATTTGGACGAGGATATCGCAGAGATGATATTAAAACAAAAAGCTGAAGGTCCTGCATCACTTGGGGTTGACCCTGATAGTGGACAGAATTTATATCTATTAAATGGTAGATATGGTCATTTCGTTCAAAGAGGCTTGGTAGTCGAATTGAAAGATCTTGGAATCCCAAAAGGTAAGAAAAAGCTGGGAAATCTTCGCTTGTTTAAAAGTAGTCAATATGGACTCTATTTGAAGCAGGATTCTTCAAAGGTTCAGGTTTTGTTGCCAGAGAATATAAAAGAGGAAGAGATAGATGTGAAAAAAGCCCTTGAATACCTAGATGATAAATCTTTAAAAAAAGCTCCAAATCCAAAGAGGACTTCCTTACCTAAGAATTTAAAACCAGAGAACTTGACTTTTGAAGAGGCTCTTGGATTAATTCAATTGCCACGCCTACTTGGTGAGCACCCAGAGGGTGGAAAAGTTCAATCAAGTTTGGGTAGATTTGGTCCCTATGTGGTTTGGAGCAAAAATGATGGTGAGAAAGACTATCGATCAATCAAGGGCGAAGATGACGTTCTTCAAGTAAGTCTAGATAGAGCTCTTGAGCTTTTATCTATCCCTAAAAGGGGGAGAGGAGGAAGAACTGCTTTGAAGGAACTTGGTATCCCAGAAGGAGCCAAAGAAACTATTCAATTATTTAATGGCCCTTATGGTTTATATGTTAAACAGGGCAAAGTAAATGCTTCTCTACCAGAGGGCAAAAGCGCTGAAGATATCACAATTGAGGAGGCTATTGAATTATTGGCAGCTAAGAAATCAAGTAAAAGCACAAAATCTAAGAAAAAAAATTCTACTAAAAAGACAACAAATTCAACCAAGAAAGAGTTAGATTCATCATCATCGAAAAAAAGTAGTGCTCGAAAAACGCCTTCTACAACTAAAACAGGACGTCTAAGAGCCAGTAAAGTTAGGGTAATTAAAACAAAATAA
- a CDS encoding DUF2232 domain-containing protein, with protein sequence MYEAPLSKRKALKIVESSYLAAATALIWIALYYLPIGGAVFRLALPLPLALLQIRRGVKTGLEGVTICVMLLIALMGPLRGPLVLFPYGLLSLWLGYSWQKGWNWWLSWSVGVSIGTMGFLVRVFALSVLVGENLWVILTRAGAGLLEKGIDIFNLSFTPDMRQVQIVALCLIVTQEIVYVFCLHALAYWIFPRLKSSIPEPPALLENLISLESN encoded by the coding sequence ATGTATGAAGCTCCTCTTAGCAAGAGAAAAGCCTTAAAAATCGTTGAGTCCTCTTATCTTGCTGCTGCAACAGCTTTGATTTGGATAGCACTTTATTATTTGCCTATTGGTGGAGCTGTTTTTCGTCTTGCGTTACCATTGCCATTAGCTCTACTTCAAATTCGGAGAGGTGTTAAGACAGGCCTTGAGGGAGTGACAATATGCGTAATGTTATTAATTGCTCTGATGGGTCCGTTAAGAGGACCTTTAGTGCTTTTTCCGTATGGATTACTTTCCTTATGGTTAGGATATAGTTGGCAAAAGGGATGGAATTGGTGGTTAAGTTGGAGTGTTGGAGTCTCAATCGGAACAATGGGTTTTCTAGTTAGGGTCTTCGCGTTATCTGTTTTGGTTGGTGAGAATTTGTGGGTTATTCTTACTCGTGCTGGGGCAGGATTGCTCGAAAAAGGAATAGACATTTTCAATCTTTCTTTTACTCCCGATATGAGACAAGTTCAAATAGTTGCACTATGTCTAATTGTAACTCAAGAAATCGTTTACGTTTTTTGTTTACATGCTTTAGCTTATTGGATTTTCCCTAGGCTCAAATCATCAATACCTGAACCACCCGCTTTGCTAGAAAATTTAATTTCTCTAGAATCTAATTGA